The Vulpes vulpes isolate BD-2025 chromosome 10, VulVul3, whole genome shotgun sequence genome has a window encoding:
- the YWHAH gene encoding 14-3-3 protein eta isoform X2: protein MGDREQLLQRARLAEQAERYDDMASAMKAVTELNEPLSNEDRNLLSVAYKNVVGARRSSWRVISSIEQKTMADGNEKKLEKVKAYREKIEKELETVCNDVLALLDKFLIKNCNDFQYESKVFYLKMKGDYYRYLAEVASGEKKNSVVEASEAAYKEAFEISKEHMQPTHPIRLGLALNFSVFYYEIQNAPEQACLLAKQAFDDAIAELDTLNEDSYKDSTLIMQLLRDNLTLWTSDQQDEEAGEGN, encoded by the exons ATGGGCGACCGAGAGCAGCTGCTGCAGCGGGCGCGGCTGGCCGAGCAGGCGGAGCGCTACGACGACATGGCCTCCGCCATGAAGGCG GTGACAGAGCTCAATGAACCTCTTTCCAATGAAGATCGAAACCTCCTCTCTGTGGCCTACAAGAATGTGGTTGGTGCCAGGCGATCTTCCTGGAGGGTCATCAGCAGCATTGAGCAGAAAACCATGGCTGATGGAAACgaaaagaaattggagaaagTTAAAGCTTACCGGGAGAAGATTGAGAAGGAGCTGGAAACAGTGTGCAATGATGTCCTGGCTCTGCTTGACAAGTTCCTCATCAAGAACTGCAATGATTTCCAGTATGAGAGCAAGGTATTTTACCTGAAAATGAAAGGCGATTACTACCGCTACTTGGCAGAGGTAGCTTCCGGGGAGAAGAAAAACAGTGTGGTCGAAGCTTCTGAGGCTGCTTACAAAGAAGCCTTTGAAATCAGCAAAGAGCACATGCAGCCAACGCACCCCATCCGGCTGGGTCTGGCTCTCAATTTCTCCGTGTTCTACTATGAGATCCAGAATGCACCCGAGCAGGCCTGCCTCTTAGCCAAACAAGCCTTCGATGATGCCATAGCTGAGCTGGACACACTAAACGAAGATTCCTATAAGGACTCCACGCTCATCATGCAGTTGCTGCGAGACAACCTCACCCTCTGGACGAGCGACCAGCAGGATGAAGAAGCAGGAGAAGGCAACTGA
- the YWHAH gene encoding 14-3-3 protein eta isoform X1 — translation MNITSPRQGHTVVELQLTATNLLCSTSVHHPPETWEDPPGPHLRPKDSATLGVTELNEPLSNEDRNLLSVAYKNVVGARRSSWRVISSIEQKTMADGNEKKLEKVKAYREKIEKELETVCNDVLALLDKFLIKNCNDFQYESKVFYLKMKGDYYRYLAEVASGEKKNSVVEASEAAYKEAFEISKEHMQPTHPIRLGLALNFSVFYYEIQNAPEQACLLAKQAFDDAIAELDTLNEDSYKDSTLIMQLLRDNLTLWTSDQQDEEAGEGN, via the exons ATGAACATTACTTCTCCgcgtcaaggtcacacagtggtAGAGCTACAACTGACGGCCACCAACCTGCTGTGTTCAACCAGTGTACATCATCCTCCGGAGACCTGGGAGGATCCGCCTGGGCCCCACCTTAGACCTAAAGATTCTGCAACTCTAGGG GTGACAGAGCTCAATGAACCTCTTTCCAATGAAGATCGAAACCTCCTCTCTGTGGCCTACAAGAATGTGGTTGGTGCCAGGCGATCTTCCTGGAGGGTCATCAGCAGCATTGAGCAGAAAACCATGGCTGATGGAAACgaaaagaaattggagaaagTTAAAGCTTACCGGGAGAAGATTGAGAAGGAGCTGGAAACAGTGTGCAATGATGTCCTGGCTCTGCTTGACAAGTTCCTCATCAAGAACTGCAATGATTTCCAGTATGAGAGCAAGGTATTTTACCTGAAAATGAAAGGCGATTACTACCGCTACTTGGCAGAGGTAGCTTCCGGGGAGAAGAAAAACAGTGTGGTCGAAGCTTCTGAGGCTGCTTACAAAGAAGCCTTTGAAATCAGCAAAGAGCACATGCAGCCAACGCACCCCATCCGGCTGGGTCTGGCTCTCAATTTCTCCGTGTTCTACTATGAGATCCAGAATGCACCCGAGCAGGCCTGCCTCTTAGCCAAACAAGCCTTCGATGATGCCATAGCTGAGCTGGACACACTAAACGAAGATTCCTATAAGGACTCCACGCTCATCATGCAGTTGCTGCGAGACAACCTCACCCTCTGGACGAGCGACCAGCAGGATGAAGAAGCAGGAGAAGGCAACTGA